The following coding sequences are from one Bufo bufo chromosome 2, aBufBuf1.1, whole genome shotgun sequence window:
- the ELF2 gene encoding ETS-related transcription factor Elf-2 isoform X2: MATSLHEGPTNQLDLLIRAVEASVHSSNVHCTDKTIEAAEALLHMESPTILRDSRSPVEVYVPSCVSTPEFIHAAMRPDVITETVVEVSTEDSEPMDSSPIPISLELGEPMKKKKAGRKPKMQQPTFANGSPDLGIKKKPREGKGNTTYLWEFLLDLLQDKNTCPRYIKWTQREKGIFKLVDSKAVSKLWGKHKNKPDMNYETMGRALRYYYQRGILAKVEGQRLVYQFKEMPKNIVVIEDDKAEPYTEEMVSPIDDKSLERVSIPTEGILKMAMPARIEKSPTQQTSPRRPRLVSLASPVCEAPPHSPTSTTPNPAQRTVRVAMQVPVVMTSLGQKISTLAVQSMNAGSQLLAANTSPTNASAPKVVIQTIPTMMPASSESDKFTMQPAKIITIPTSQLTQCQLQTKPNFTGAGGLNLLGTPLTVRALTPVSIAHGTPVMRLAMPAQQARCQTPPRVISTLIKGPDMKSDIMVSRQDGEMKTFQLVKEDNPADGGKTVTHVVVVSAPAGITLPMTVKQEGTVVCEK, translated from the exons TTGAAGCGTCTGTACACAGCAGCAATGTTCACTGCACGGACAAGACCATTGAGGCAGCAGAGGCGCTGCTACACATGGAGTCTCCCACCATCCTTCGGGATTCCAGGAGTCCAG TGGAAGTGTATGTACCATCATGTGTGTCCACCCCAGAGTTTATCCACGCTGCCATGAGGCCCGACGTGATCACAGAGACGGTGGTTGAAGTGTCTACCGAGGACTCTGAGCCCATGGACTCCTCTCCCATCCCAATTTCTCTCGAGCTGGGAGAGcctatgaaaaagaaaaaag CTGGTCGTAAACCAAAGATGCAGCAGCCCACATTTGCCAACGGTTCACCAGATTTGGGAATAAAGAAAAAACCTCGGGAAGGAAAag GAAATACAACTTACCTATGGGAGTTCCTCTTAGACTTGCTTCAGGATAAGAATACATGCCCCCGATACATCAAGTGGACACAAAGGGAGAAGGGCATCTTCAAGCTGGTGGATTCTAAAGCAGTTTCCAAACTTTGGGGGAAACACAAGAACAAGCCAGACATGAACTATGAGACTATGGGAAGAGCTTTAAG ATATTACTATCAAAGAGGAATTCTAGCAAAAGTGGAGGGTCAGAGGCTGGTGTACCAGTTCAAAGAGATGCCCAAGAAcattgtggtcatagaagatgaCAAAGCCGAGCCCTACACAGAAGAGATGGTATCTCCAATTGATGACAAGTCTCTGGAGCGAGTTTCTATTCCTACAGAGGGTATACTTAAAATGGCCATGCCAGCTCGGATAGAGAAAAGTCCTACGCAGCAAACCTCACCCAGAAGGCCTAGACTAGTAAGCTTGGCTTCTCCTGTCTGTGAGGCACCTCCTCACTCGCCCACCAGCACCACACCAAACCCAGCACAGAG GACTGTTCGTGTTGCAATGCAAGTGCCTGTTGTGATGACTTCCCTGGGCCAGAAGATTTCCACTTTAGCCGTCCAGTCTATGAACGCAGGGTCCCAATTGTTAGCAGCCAATACCAGCCCCACAAATGCATCCGCTCCAAAGGTTGTAATCCAGACCATACCAACTATGATGCCAGCTTCCTCAGAAAGTGACAAATTTACAATGCAACCTGCCAAAATAATAACCATCCCAACCTCTCAGCTCACCCAGTGTCAGCTGCAGACGAAGCCCAACTTTACTGGTGCTGGGGGCTTGAATCTGTTGGGCACTCCACTGACTGTGAGAGCACTTACTCCTGTCTCAATCGCCCATGGAACCCCTGTTATGAGACTAGCTATGCCTGCACAACAGGCTCGGTGCCAGACGCCACCCCGGGTCATAAGCACCCTCATTAAAGGACCTGACATGAAATCGGACATAATGGTGAGCAGGCAGGATGGAGAAATGAAAACATTTCAGCTGGTGAAAGAGGACAACCCAGCAGATGGGGGCAAAACAGTAACTCATGTTGTGGTTGTCAGTGCCCCCGCTGGAATTACCTTGCCAATGACTGTCAAACAAGAAGGGACGGTGGTCTGTGAAAAGTGA